In Triticum aestivum cultivar Chinese Spring chromosome 5B, IWGSC CS RefSeq v2.1, whole genome shotgun sequence, the following proteins share a genomic window:
- the LOC123115900 gene encoding putative B3 domain-containing protein Os03g0621600: MAIKDSNEMGTEVLPAVDSKGKQPLHPMPGEVELPPTAEEDPKTPEGGDDEGMEDPPSNKRRNYGHYHQEDGPTHFCKVILAPKLECIPMPLDFTKHFVAVPTEFKLRNNTCCSWKVTVKLMNGRVTLDQGWATYAAIHQIKIGYMVTFKLLTPDTLKVIIFDNDGIEVVNKCGKHDEAFAAKE, from the exons atggcg ATCAAGGATAGCAATGAGATGGGCACGGAGGTGCTCCCGGCCGTTGACAgcaagggcaagcagccccttcaCCCAATGCCTGGCGAGGTTGAGCTGCCGCCCACCGCTGAGGAAGACCCGAAGACGCCTGAGGGTGGCGACGACGAGGGCATGGAGGATCCCCCTAGCAACAAGCGCCGCAACTACGGCCACTACCATCAGGAggatggcccaactcacttctgcaaggtcatccttgcaccgaagcttgagtgcatccccatgcccctggacttcaccaagcactttGTCGCAGTGCCGACGGAGTTCAAGCTCAGGAACAACACATGCTGCTCCTGGAAGGTGACAGTCAAGCTGATGAACGGTAGGGTGACCCtagatcagggttgggccacctacgcaGCCATTCATCAGATCAAGATTggctacatggtgacgttcaagctcctcactcccgacaccctcaaggtcatcatcttcgacaaTGATGGCATTGAGGTCGTCAACAAGTGCGGGAAGCACGACGAAGCCTTCGCCGCCAAGGAGTAG